Proteins from a genomic interval of Polyodon spathula isolate WHYD16114869_AA chromosome 1, ASM1765450v1, whole genome shotgun sequence:
- the LOC121315070 gene encoding macrophage immunometabolism regulator-like: protein MEVDVSGVSRTVMSILPAPTGEIHSPPKAEPEKPRCSSTPCSPIKGTVAGYQILHMDSNYLVGFTTGEELLKLAQKWTSTEKATGETMPNPCTKQLDSGLHRATRVYKTKSRYYQPYDIPSVNGRRRRRMPSSGDNCIKSLPMEPSKVLHGSLPLCLLKGKRAHSKSLDYLNLDKMNIKEPADTEVLQYQLQHLNLRGERVFTKNKT, encoded by the coding sequence ATGGAGGTGGATGTCAGTGGTGTTTCCAGGACTGTCATGTCCATTCTGCCTGCCCCTACAGGAGAGATTCATTCTCCTCCAAAAGCAGAGCCTGAAAAGCCTCGTTGCTCCAGCACACCATGCTCGCCCATCAAGGGGACTGTGGCAGGTTATCAAATCCTCCACATGGACTCCAACTACCTTGTGGGCTTCACCACCGGGGAGGAGCTTCTCAAGCTAGCTCAGAAGTGGACAAGCACCGAGAAGGCAACTGGGGAGACCATGCCAAACCCTTGCACAAAGCAGCTGGATTCTGGACTCCATCGGGCCACGCGGGTTTACAAAACAAAGAGCCGTTACTACCAGCCCTATGATATTCCATCTGTCAatgggagaaggaggaggaggatgccTAGCTCAGGTGACAACTGCATCAAGTCGCTCCCCATGGAGCCCAGCAAAGTCCTTCACGGCTCTCTACCTCTCTGTCTTTTGAAGGGCAAGAGGGCCCATTCCAAATCCTTAGACTACCTCAACCTGGACAAAATGAATATCAAGGAGCCAGCAGACACGGAAGTACTTCAGTACCAACTTCAGCACCTCAACCTAAGAGGGGAGCGTGTGTTCACCAAAAACAAGACATGA